CTTTTCCTTCTTGCAGCCCCTTTATGGGCAGCATCGGACCCAGCCAACGATGACCAAAAAACCTTGTATGCCCTTGGCTTGGCTCTCAGCCAATCAATCGGGACATTCTCCCTGACCGAGGCTGAACTGGACATGGTCAAGAATGGGATGACCGATGGCGTGCTCAAGCGCTCGCCCAAAGTCGATCTCCAGACCTTCGGGCCAAAGATCCAGCAACTTCAGCAAGCCCGTCTGGCCCTCGTCGCCGAGGGTGAGAAAAAAGCTGGAGCCGCATTCACCGCCAAAGCAGCGACAGAAAAGGGCTCCATTAAGACTGAGTCCGGTATTGTGATCACCCCGATCAAGCCCGGAACCGGCGCAACTCCGAAGGCAACCGATACCGTCAAGGTCCACTATCACGGCACCCTCACCGATGGGACCGTATTCGACAGTTCCATCAAGCGTGGAGAGCCTGCCACGTTCCCCCTCGACAAAGTCATCAAGTGTTGGACAGAAGGGGTCCAACAGATTAAGGTCGGTGGCAAGAGTCGGCTGATCTGTCCGTCTAGTCTGGCGTATGGTGATGCAAGCCCGCCTGGTTCACCCATCAAGCCAGGATCCACCTTAATATTTGAAGTGGAACTGCTCGAGATCGTGCCTGCAAAATAACCGCGAGAGTGCCGCCTCCTCTGCGAGGCGGCACTCCATTCAGCTTTCTATCCACTGACCAATCGTGCAAACCAGCCCCGCTGAACACCACCCCTCAAGACTGCCGTGAGTGACAGGGACTCTCTTCCTCGCACCGAATCGGCCTCCCCCTCACCAATGCGTTGGCTCATCCTCGGCTTACTCTTCTCCATCAGCGTCGTCACCTATATCGATCGGGTCAACATTTCCGTCACCGCTCGTCAGATGATGCCGGCTCTGGGACTGACCGACCAGGAAATGGGCTGGATTTTCTCCGCGTTTGTCGTGGGGTACGCCCTCTTCCAAATTCCTGGGGGATGGTTAAGCGACCGCTGGGGAGTGCGCATCGTCCTCACTATCGCCCTCATCTGGTGGTCCTGTTTTACGGCCTGGACGGCCGTGGCTGCCACATCGTTCCTCGCTGGACCATTGGGAATCGTGAGCGCACTTGCCTTGATTCGCTTCTTCCTTGGGGTTGGAGAGGCAGCAGCCTTGCCGACCTTTAACCGAGCGGTCACGGACTGGCTTCCACGCCACGAACGAGGACTCGGTATCGGCATTGCCATTGGAGGAATCGGCGTCGGTGCGGCCATCACCCCTCCAATCACCGCTTGGATCATGGTCAACTATGGGTGGCAGACGGCATTTTATCTTTCAAGTGGTCTTGGTCTAGGTCTGGCCGTCATCTGGTGGCTGCTTGCGGCTGACCGCCCCACGAACCACCCCGGGTTCACTCCTTCCGTAGCCCCGATCGCCACGGCACCCACGCCGACTTCCCAGACTTTGATGCCCTGGGGTCGGCTCAGACACACCTCCACGGTCTGGTGGCTCATGCTGAGTTATGGATGCCTTGGCTATGTCGCGTACGTCTATATGTCCTGGTTCTATCTGTACCTCGTCAATGAACGAGGCTTCAGCATCTTACGCGGTGGACTCTTTGCCGCCGCTCCATTCCTGGCCATTCTCCTGTCATGCCCCCTTGGCGGATGGGTCACGGATCAACTGGCGGCCCGACATGGCGTCACGCGAGGGCGTCGGATGGTCGGCATGGCCGGGATGGGTCTAGCCGCTCTGTCCATTGCCATTGGCGCCCTGGTCGAATCACCCTACCTCGCCATTACCTGTCTCTCATTAGGAGCAGGATGGCTCTATTTCACCATAGGCGCCTATTGGTCCTCCATCAGCGACTTGTCTCCTGCCCATGCCGGAAGCCTGTCCGGCTTGATGAACATGGGAGCCAATCTTGGTGGGGCAATCTCCCCAACCCTCACGCCATGGATCGCGCAACAGTGGGGATGGCCTGCTTCGCTCGGCCTGGCAGCGTTCATGGCGCTGCTCGGTGGATTCATGTGGCTCCGTATCAATCCGGAAGAACGGCTCACGGAAGATGGTGTTGAGACCTAAGTGCTCAGCCATCTCAGAGTTCAGCGTTTAGAACTCGGCACTGCAGTACTCCTTGTCACCAAGAGGATGCCCTTGTTACAGTCAGCACCATGACGCTCCAATTTCAGAAAAAGGATCCTCGGATCACCATTACCACTCAGCTGGGGGAGATCAAGATCCGCCTGTACCCTGATGCTGCACCTCGGCATGTCGAAAACATCATCAACCTGGTGAAGATGGGGTTCTACGACGGCACAGCATTCCATCGGGTGGTACCTGGATTTCTCATCCAAGGTGGCGATCCCTTGAGCAAGCAGCCGGATCGTATGCTCCATGGCACCGGTGGCCCCGGGTACTTTCTCTCTCCTGAACCGAACGATTATCCCCACAAGCGGGGCGCACTCTCCATGGCCAAGATGCCGCGTGAGAGCAACAGCACACGCGACTTCAACGATAACGGCTCACAATTTTTCATCTGTGTGGACGACAACAGCGGATTGGACCGGCGCTATACGGTGTTTGGAGAGGTCTTTCGCGGGATCGACGTGGTCGACAAGATCGTCGCGGCGCCACGAGATCAATATGACAATCCCCTCGATCCAATCAGAATGACCATGACCGTCAAAGAATAGCCGGTCGACAGGAACAAACCCTCGTTCAACACCACCATCAATCCGGTGAACGCTCAAACCCTTCCAGCCTCAGATCCAGAATCCATTCGCCTGGCCGGCAACACCATCCGGCGAGGGGGGCTCGTGGCCTTTCCAACCGAAACGGTCTATGGACTCGGCTGTGACGCGTTGAATCCTGATGCAGCGGCGAAAGTGTTTGAAGCCAAGCAACGGCCGCAATTCGATCCGCTCATCGTCCATATTGCCGATCGGAGGCAACTGGACAATGTGGTGAGAGCTCTTACAACAACAGCCCGGCAGCTCATCGATCAGTTTTGGCCGGGACCACTGACGTTGGTCTTGCCGAAACAGCCGACCATTCCGGATCTGGTCACCGCTGGCCTGGATACCGTCGCCGTCAGAATGCCGAACCATCCGGTAGCACAGGCACTGATTCGAGAGGCAGGCACACCGATTGCCGCACCGAGCGCCAATCTCTTTGGCTACGTCAGTCCTACAACGGCTCAACATGTGGCAGACGGGCTTGGACGTACGATCGATCTCATCCTCGACGGAGGACCTTGTCCCGTCGGCGTTGAGTCGACCATCGTCTCACTGATAGGCCCCCAGGCTGAATTGTTGCGACCTGGGAGTATCACGCTTGAACAACTCAGCGCCGCCATCGGCCCACTCAGCCGATCGTCTTCCGTGGTCGATCAGCCGACCGCCCCAGGACAACTGGCTCGCCATTACGCAACCCAAACTCCCGTCACAATCCTGACCTCCGCCAAGACACGACCGACACCCACCAAAAACGAACGGGCTGGATTGTTGATCTTCTCGGAAGCCAATGCAACGGACGAGCGTTTTGCAGCGGTTGAGGCCCTCTCGGCAACCGGCGATCTTCGGGAAGCCGCACGCCATCTCTTTGCGGCTCTTCGGCGGCTGGACGCGCAAGGTTTGGATCGAATCTATGTGGACCCTTGTCAGGAAGAAGGGCTGGGGGTAGCGATCATGGACCGCCTGCGCCGCTGCGCCGCCTTATGAGGCTCGCATCGTCCACCATGCCCTATAGACTGATCCGCTAAAATAGACGACAGAACAATGAACAACTGTGTTGTGACTGTCTGTAAGGAACTCACACCTGGTGGGATAAAAACGGATAGTGCTAGAGGAACCGTACGCCCTTGACCGCTTTGGCGACAACGTACATCCGAATATTGTTACTTCGATCGTCCGCCGGAAAGAGGAAGAAGCCGGGCCGAGTTGAATCGTAGCCAGTCGTCGTGCCCACTAAAAGTTCGCCGTCCTGGAACGTGACCTCTACTTTTCTCCCGGACAAGGGCTTGCCTGGAACGAATGACTTACCCTCCTTGTAACTTCCATTTCCCACAAAGTCGCGCACGAAAAACACCGCCTTCAGCTCCTGCATGATCACGCGCGTGGGCGGGGCCGATGTCTTAGCTCCCTCTGCCTTCACGTGAAAATATTGGGCCCCGGGAGAGAAGTCTTGGGCATAGCCCTTCAACATTGATCCATTCTGATACCGCACAACGATCTTGGCTGGACCGGTCATACACCCTCCCTCATTCGCAAAGGCCTGACGTGCTGCTTTCGCAGTATCGCCGTGGCGGGCGTTATTCCCAAGAAAAATGTGATTCCTGAGGGGACTGAGCGGGTCTATCCGGATTATGTCGTGAGGACCTCTCGCCACATCACGGCAAGATCGCGAAGTGCTGTACTTCCATCACCAACATAGACTGAGCCGTGCATCGTCGCGAGCCGTTTCGGCTGGAGTGCCGCCAGTCGGTTCAGCGTCACCTCCGTCAAGGAGCAATAGGGCACATAATTCGCCAACGGACCTCGCTGATACTCCAGCAGCGTCTCCCGACATCGGCCGATGACATCCGATTCCGTCATTGGTTCAACATCCCCATCTTGGTGAAAAAGGTCCGAGCAGAGGAGCGTCCGTTGGGTCTCCTCGAACAGCAGTCCCGCTTCCCAACAATGGGGTACATGCGGCGTGGCGAGAAAACGAAAGCGATATCGTCCGGTTTCGAGTACGTCACCATCAACCATCCCTTTGGCGGGACGAAGCGCCAGACAGTCGTCGACGCTCACCATCTTGCCGACCACACTGCACAGAACTTCCGACTGCGGAGCCAGCTGCTGCCACTCCGGCACTGTCGCGCATTCGTCAGACTCGAAATGGCTGAACCCGATCCAGCGCAAGGTCTGCGGATTAATAAGCGACGCCACGGCAGATTTGACCTCCTGAAAGAGTGCCCGCGGACCGGTGTGGAACAGCAGCGGCTGATCGTCGCGCACCAAAAACTGACTGAACTGAATATTGAACGGTTCAACGAACGTGGTAAGACGGAATAGGTCCGGAGCGATCTCAGTGATCTTGGCCATGAAATCTCCTCAAGGATTTGGGGGGCCGATCATACGTAGGGCAGTGAAAGAGCAAGACGACGATAGAAGGATTCTGATGATGTACTGAGGATGATTGCTACTGACGGCGATCATGCCAAAGCCACTTGTGAAATGATCCACGCACGTCAGAGTATCCCACGCCATGTCATCATTCGGTTTTCATCTCGCCATCCAGTAAGCGGAGAGCGTCCGTAAGGCCTTGCTGAGACCAGGAATTCTTCGGAAATCGCTTCAAATCTTCACGAAATACCTGCTCCGCTTCTACGGCGCGCCCCGCCTTGAGCAGAAGCATACCAAGCTCTTCTCTCACAGGTACCGTCCACTCGGGTGGCTCCCCGTAGACGAGCGCATCTTCTCGCCGCACGGCCTCCCGGAGATGAGTGATCGCGCCAGGCAAATCACCTTTCGCCGCGTCGATGTGGCCGGCAAGCACTTCAACGGCAATATCCAGCACGAGGCCGGAGCTGTTGAATTCAAGCCGCAGAGGCCTCACCTGACGATCCTGAGCGATGGCGCGCAACTGCACCAACGTGGCATCGGCCGCCTTGAGGTGACCACGTGCCACCAACGCTCGCCCATGCGCGTACAGCCATATAGCACGGGCATGTAGCAGATCCTCAGCTGGCCCCTCCGCACTCAACAGCTCGTCCCATCGACCGAAACGCACGCGCATCTGCAACTTGCGCGTCTGGTGATGCTGAAGAAAAGCCATTCCGGGCTCGTGTAACAATTCCTGGGGAACTAAGGCCGCAACCTTGTCTACCGCAGCGATGGCCTGCGCTTCTCGGCCGATCATGCTCACGGCAAACGCGAGAAAGTCGTAGTTATGTGGATAATACCCAAGCACATAGATGCCGACCGCTGGGTTATGGTCTCGGAAGTAGGTTTCATCCGCATGCACGGCATGCTCGTTGGCCTTGATCGCATCCTCGTACCGGCCCACCCGAATGTAGATATGGCCCGGCATGTGCACCAGATGCCCCGCGCCAGGCATCAGGCCTGCGAGACGTTCGGCAGCCGCGAGTGCCCGTTCTGGTTGGACCGCCTCAACCGCATGGATGTAAAAATGGTTCGCACCCGGATGACCAGGTTCGGCAGCTAGGACTTGTTCGAGCCGTGACAAGAGCAATTCCGTATTGGGCCTAGGGTTACCCTCAGCCGTCCAATAGTTCCACGGGCTCAAGTCCATCAGTGACTCTGCATACAGCGTCTTGGCCTCGAAGTCATCCGTGAAACGCTGCACCACATCCGCCATCGCACGCGAATAGGCGGCATCCAATTCAGCCCGGTCTGTTGATGGCTCGGCTACGTACCGCATGGCAAGCGCTTGGATCATGGCTTGCTCTCGATCGCTCACCCCTGGTACACGCTGAACGGCTTGCTGAATCGCGGAATAAGCCAGACGACCGTTCGTAGCATCCATCGGCGCATTGATGTTGGGCCCATAGGCAAGCGCGATACCCCAGTAGCACATGGCACAGTCCGGATCGAGTCGCGTACCCTCTTGAAAGGACCGAATAGCCTCTTGATGGTTGAACGCGTAGTAGAGCCGTAATCCCTGATCGAAGTACCGCTGCGCAAGCGGCACCGTGGTGGTGATCGGATAGTGCAGCGTACCCAGGTTGTCATAGAGCGGCACCTGAGCCGCCTCGCTTGTCTGAATCTGGGAACCAGGGTCCCCGTACGTGGCCTGCACTCCAGCCAAGCAAAATAGGAAAGTCACGATGAGAACGCTCAGGCAAACACCATCACCGTGTTTCATTGCAGCACCTAAAGTAGAGGAACTACAAAAATGGCTAAACCCATTTGTTTGCAACAGAAGCTGTATCGACTTGCGTCCTTGCTTATATCCAGATTGGTTGCTTGTTCGCATGTTGGTGCGAGAGAGCATAGTACACGGTTTAATGCTCGGGTCAGACCAGGCGGTTGTCGACGTGGCAAGTTAGTTCAAGCACATTGTTAAGCGCTATCTTCTATGACGAAGGCCATACGCATTGTATCTCCCTGCATATTTTATCGCTTGAGAGGTGAGATCTTCATGCTCTTTAGTCAGGACCACATCGGAGGTTCCCCTAAAATTCTTTTCTCTCGCTTCGCAATATTTGCGATCTTTCTCAGGCACACCCGGAAAGTATTTTGCGAAGCCGTTAATGCTGAAGCACGCTATCTGGTCTTGAGCGATATCCCGCTCGGCATCGGCCTCGGGGGCAGCAACATTCAAGCCAACCAATTCATTTCGAAGGGTCGCCACTGGATCATCAGCCATCGCAGTTGACACTGCAATAACTAAAGCCAATAGCTGGATGTGCTTCATATTGCCCAACAACGTTTAGGAAGACCTTCGTATAGAATCAGACCTTCTAGTTCCCATCCGTTTAATACGCTTCTGTGCTTCGCGAACGATACTCCATATCCGTTATCGGTCCAATCAGCGGCATCCTGTCAGCTATTGAGCACAAGTTTGTCTGAGGACCGGCGTACATCCTTCATTGTATAGAGTCACATTCATTCTAGGAGTCGGTACCGTCTCCACGCATTCCAACGCTCTGTCATCTTCCATACCCTGCCCGTGCGATTAGCTCCTTTAGCCCATTCAAATCCAACCACCCTGGCACTAGTTCCTTCCCCACGATGAAGCCTGGCGTCCCTGAGATGCCGAGTTCGCGGGCAAGAGCCCGGTTCTTCGCAATGACAGACTGCCATTTGGGATCGGCCATGTCGGCTTCCAACCGCTTCGCGTCAAGACCGACCTTCGCCGCGATCTTTAGAATCGATTCCTTCGTCATGTCAGCGTGCGACTCGAGCAGCGCTTCATGAAAGGCCTGGTGCTTCCCTTGCGCATATGAGGCGAGTGCAGCCTTCGCCGCAAGCTCAGACGGTTCACCCAGAATGGGGAAATCTTTATAGACGACCCGCACTCGAGGATCGACTTTCTGCAATTCCGTGACGGCGGATGCCGCCTTCTTACAGAACCCACAACGATAGTCATAGAACTCCACCACGGTGATCTCGCCTTTTGGGTTGCCGCTGACCGGTGACAGAGGATCGTGCAGCAACTCATCCTGCTTCGTTTTGAGGGCTACTTTTTGACGTTCCTTCTGTTCCGCTTCTCGTTTGGCTTCCATCGCCTGCAGCGATTGCTCGATCACTTCAGGATGGGCACGAATGTAGCGCTCAATCGCAGCATCAGCGACATCCGGAGCAGAAGTTGGTACACCCTTGGTATCCTTCGCCGTTGCAGAACAACCAGCGGCGAACAGGGCCAAGCCTGCAAGGATGGTCAGCGAGAGAAAAAACTCATTCTGGATGTTTGGACCACGCATAGAATTTGACTCCTGATCTAAGGATGATCAAAAAGAAAGGCCGCTGAGAATAGTGGGGAATGAGTTCTCTACAGCGTCCGGGCACAAAGCACTTCATCTTGGCGAAGTGCTTCGAGTGCAGTAGCAGGAACAGTCGTCACGGTAAGCGTACTTCCAAGGGCAGTAAAGACTTCGATCGAGTAGCCTTCGGTCCCATCCGGCGCCACGTGATGCTCAACAAGCTTGACGATATCACCCCGACGGAGCTTATGCACCGGTAGGTCGCAAGCCAAAGCTGCATCTGTATAAAGATCAAATCTCACAATGCCCTCCGACTATCAGGAATCAGTGTAATAAACTTTGTTATTCCCGACAAGTGTTCTGTCATCCAAATTGTTCGAACAGAGAGAATATTCCCATTAGGGCCCGTCAATGCACCCCTGATTTCATAGTACTGCCCGAACTGGTTCCTCTCAAGAAGCGCTACATCTAACGGCAAAATCTGCTCGCGTAAGTCACGTAAGTGATGAACGGCGTTATTCAATTCATAGCCCGCTTGGCGTAAAAACGACGACTTGTCCCATCGAAGTTGTGGCACCAAGAGATAGCGTACGAGCTTCTCCACCGAAATGACTGTTTCAGCCGGTAACTTCATGGCAACAGGCGAACAAAGTCCTCACCGCCAACTTTCCCCGCTCGTCCCGCCGCCGAAGCCGCCCCAGTTGCCACCGAATCCACCTTGGCCGGTTCCCCAATACTCGCCCTGCTGAATCCGCCGATAGGGATGCCGCAGATCAGGACGGCTGAGCCACCAGAAGAACCCCACGATGGCGCCAGTGGTCCCAAGAGTAATCCAGATCCCAAGTCCTTTGATGCGGCGTCGTGACGGAGTTTCAAGCCTCACTTCTTGCGCCGGTGTCGCCAGAGCCACCGCAGTGCGATACAGCCCCTCACCGAAATGGCCCCGTTCGATCGCAGGCTGAAGATACTGACGACTCACTTCATGCCGAATTTCCGGAGTGACCGCCGGTAACATTTGGCGCCCCAAGGTCATCGCCGCCTGGCGCTCCTGCACCGCCACCAACACCATCAGCCCATGCTCCTGCTGTGTCGAGCCGATTTGCCACTTTGCGTACAGGGCATCCGCATATTCCTTCGCAGAGGGATACGGCTTAATGCTGGGCACCGTCACGATCACCATCTCGACGCCGCTCTTCTTTTCAAGGTCGGTGCAGACGGATCGGATACGGTCTTTCCACTCCCGTTCAACGACTTGCGCGTGATCGCTGACGTAACCAATCGGGTCCGGAAGCGGTACCCGCTCTTTAGGCCGATCATAGAGAGCGGCATGTGCGAGAGGTGCCATGAGTCCGATAAGCGGGCCCAACCAGACAATCCCAAACCACGTTTTTCTCGAGAGTGTCCCGGTCACGTGATCCGTGCCTCTGCGGCTGTGACAAGTCTGGTCAGGCCATCAAGGTACCGATCCATGAGTCGCGGAGTTTCCTTCTGCCCTGGAGAAATTTCCCCACGCTTGAGGAGCAACGCATCACGAAGCCCCGTAAGGTCGATCGAAAGAGCAGCCTCAATGTCGTTGAGCAGCGGCTCTCCATGAGCAAGCACCGGTCGCCCAAGCACCCGCTGCACGCCGCGCAGGGCCGGAAGGAGTGCGGTAAGCGAGAGTGCCAAGAGAATGGTGATGGCCTCTTCGGTGCTTCGGCCTTCCACCAAGCGCTGCCGGAGCCGAAGCAGATTTCCACGCAAGGCCTGAAGCACTTCAGCGGGCAAGTAACGAGCATCGATCTTGAGCCCCACGAAGGGATCTTGCCCCCACAGCAACCGCCGGCAATCATGGATGTCTTGGTACTCCAGCGGGAAGGCCATGGAGGCGGATTGAATATCGTCGACCGTTAGGAACAAGGGCACGACCACATGATCCTTACTCCAACGCTTGTGCAGACTGTCATACTTTTTTAACGTGGCAAGGTCGTAGGACGACATGACCAAAACGAGATTGAAATTAGAGCGGCCAGGTAAAAACTCCCCTCGCACCGCGCTGCCGTAGAGGATGATGCCTTCCAGTTCAGATCCATAAACCTTGGTGACATCCTTCACATAGGTCCGCAAGAGCTTTTGCGTCTCTTCCGGCAATCCATCGATGGTCCAATCAACCGACTGCATATCCTTACCGGACGCCTCCCACCGCCATGTCGCGACCAGAAGGGTCTGGAAGAAATCCCGCCGCCATCAGGCGGTCCAGCATGCCGAACGGAGGATCCTTACGAAGCCCCGCTGTCGTCGACAAGACTCGATAGCGGAGGCGCGCATTGCGATCCAAGGTGCTGAAGACCCGGTCCCGAAGAAAACCAATGAGAGGATTGGCCGTGTTCCAAAAGAGCACCTGCTCGTCTGCCAGTTTTTGCAGCATCGCAACGTGAGGTCGTCGTGATTCTTCATAACGCTTGAGCGTGGCGGCTGAATAGTCGTCCGTCGCGAGACATTCCGGTAACAGATCGGCCAGCGTCATGGCATCCACCATGGCCTGCATGCGTCCCTGAGACGCGTGCGGATTCATGGCATGCGCGGCATCGCCGACTAGCACTGCCCCATCAGCGACCCAGGTCGGAGTACGAACCCGCCCAGTCGGTAAAAAGGCCGTCTGCTTCCAATCGATCAAGGTCCGGAATATCGGCTCACTCGATGGATCGATCGCGATCCACGCGTTCTGCAGACTGGAGAGGCCTTGCGCTTTGACCTGGTCATACGAACCGGTCTTGATCATGTAGAACGCATAGACCTTGTCTCCAGCGGCAGGAAACAACCCAAGAATCGTTCGCTTGCCGACAAAATACTTCGCTTCATCCATGGGAATCGCCGCATCCAACAGCGCAATCAAGTACCCTTGCGGATAGAGGTAGAGATCAGCCGGGATCTGCAACGCCTCGCGAACTTTCGAGAAGGCTCCATCGGCCCCCACCACCACCTTCGCCTTGATCGTCCGCTCCTGGTCTCCCTGCTTGGCAGTCAAACCAACCACACGCCCGTTTTCGCGAAGCAATCCGGTAAAGGTCGCTCGATACCGTAAGGAGACCGAGGGTTCTCGCTCGACTGCATCCACAATGGCATGGTGCGCGACATTCGGCAGCGTCACCACCGCCTGATTATACGGCGGCGGCAAGTCGCGATAGTCTATGGTGCAGAGCCGTTGACCACCTACTCGGCAGAAATGAAACTGATGCACCGTCCGCGTAGAGGATACCGGCAGCTTGTTCAGCAGTCCCAACCGATCGAGGACTTGTTGCCCGTTCGGCTGAAGAATTTCTCCGCGCAATCCCAGCGGTGGTCCCGGCGCCTGTTCCAGAACAATCGTCTTGATCCCCTTCTGCGCCAGCGCAAGAGCCAGCACGGCTCCACCGCCCCCGGCTCCCACAACCGCAATGTCGGTTTCTTCGACCATAGTTCCTCAACGATGCAGGTACGGAGCCACCTTACCGCCAACGTTCATGCTATTTCCACTCCCGGAATCGGTCCTGGTCTTTCCACAAAGAAAGAAACTTTTCCCGGGCCTTCACGGTGATGGCATGGTCTCTGATAATGTCCAGGCGTTCGTCGTTGTACTGATTGCCACTGGTCGTCTGATTCATCGACCCGCTCGTATTGACCTCATCATCGACCACGACCTGCTTCAGATGCATGAGGCTGTCGTGTTGATTGATCTTGATTGGGATCCCGGCCTCACGCAACGCTGAGAGGGCCACTCGTTGCTTCGGATCGTTGAGACGTTCTCTGTCCGTCAAGATCCGAACGTCGACACCCCGTCTGGTGGCCTCGGCCAATGCCTTCACCGAGAGCGGCGACGTGAACCCATAGCTCGCGACATAGATATAGTGTTTGGCACGATCATACTCTCGGACAAGATGTTCAAGTGGCCTATCCTCGGGGCCATACCAGACCTCTACTGTTGCGGCTGAAACCGTTCTCCCTGGCCCAAACAGAACTGCGGCCAGTAGCCCGACGGTGACCAACCGGCAGCACCACGTGAATACAGGGAACGGTGACGGCCGGATCATTCCATCTCAAAGAGATCGCGAAAGTGATCGTCTGCTGACTCCCAGGCCTGTGGGGCTTGAACCTGAAGCCACTGGCGAAGAAACTGTTTTTGGTCCGGCGTGAGCAATTGTTTGATCTGATGGGAGCGCCCTTGAAGCGGTTGCAAAAGACTGATGTGTTTCTTCACATCCAGCATCGCGGTTCGCACATAGAGGCTCGTATAGGCCGACGGCTGCTCCTCGGTCCCATCACCCTGAACCCACACAGAGAGGAACTTGTCCAGAACCAGGCCGGCGCTGTCCAGGGCTGGTTCCGTATCATGGAACAGCTCGTTCTCAGACTCGGCGAGCGGTGTTGACTCTGCGGCGCGAAATAGAAAATTTTTTTTCCACATCCCCGTATTCCTGCAAGCGGCATAGTGGCGATGAGGCGGATCTAAAGTCAAGCAATCTGCTCAGGATGATCGCTTGTTTCTCACTGGCCAAAGGGAGGAGATGGCTTCCTGCGTAGACGGATGAATCCTTTTGCTGGTTCCGGTCTCTCATCCGCGTGACGCAGCCCGCACTATTCTCCGTAAATATCCGACAGTCCGTCAGGTCCTTCACGGCTTGGCGATAACGGCGGTCGCATCGGGGTGAATCCAAGATGCGGCCGATGATAGTGATACCGGTCCAGAAATGCACGCACCTCGCCCTGGAGTGTGGGCAGTTCTTCTACTCGATAGGAGATCCACCCCAAGCATTCCTTGCGCAGGGTTCGATTGAAGCTCTCAATATACGCCTGCTCGTTCTTCTTATAGGGACGGGCGATGCGATGTCGTGTACAATACTGGAGCACCTGTTGGGCAAACACGCCTT
Above is a window of Candidatus Nitrospira nitrosa DNA encoding:
- a CDS encoding DUF4926 domain-containing protein — its product is MRFDLYTDAALACDLPVHKLRRGDIVKLVEHHVAPDGTEGYSIEVFTALGSTLTVTTVPATALEALRQDEVLCARTL
- a CDS encoding DUF6883 domain-containing protein — protein: MEKLVRYLLVPQLRWDKSSFLRQAGYELNNAVHHLRDLREQILPLDVALLERNQFGQYYEIRGALTGPNGNILSVRTIWMTEHLSGITKFITLIPDSRRAL
- a CDS encoding TPM domain-containing protein; translation: MTGTLSRKTWFGIVWLGPLIGLMAPLAHAALYDRPKERVPLPDPIGYVSDHAQVVEREWKDRIRSVCTDLEKKSGVEMVIVTVPSIKPYPSAKEYADALYAKWQIGSTQQEHGLMVLVAVQERQAAMTLGRQMLPAVTPEIRHEVSRQYLQPAIERGHFGEGLYRTAVALATPAQEVRLETPSRRRIKGLGIWITLGTTGAIVGFFWWLSRPDLRHPYRRIQQGEYWGTGQGGFGGNWGGFGGGTSGESWR
- a CDS encoding FAD-dependent monooxygenase; amino-acid sequence: MVEETDIAVVGAGGGGAVLALALAQKGIKTIVLEQAPGPPLGLRGEILQPNGQQVLDRLGLLNKLPVSSTRTVHQFHFCRVGGQRLCTIDYRDLPPPYNQAVVTLPNVAHHAIVDAVEREPSVSLRYRATFTGLLRENGRVVGLTAKQGDQERTIKAKVVVGADGAFSKVREALQIPADLYLYPQGYLIALLDAAIPMDEAKYFVGKRTILGLFPAAGDKVYAFYMIKTGSYDQVKAQGLSSLQNAWIAIDPSSEPIFRTLIDWKQTAFLPTGRVRTPTWVADGAVLVGDAAHAMNPHASQGRMQAMVDAMTLADLLPECLATDDYSAATLKRYEESRRPHVAMLQKLADEQVLFWNTANPLIGFLRDRVFSTLDRNARLRYRVLSTTAGLRKDPPFGMLDRLMAAGFLPDPSGRDMAVGGVR
- a CDS encoding phospholipase D-like domain-containing protein, with amino-acid sequence MIRPSPFPVFTWCCRLVTVGLLAAVLFGPGRTVSAATVEVWYGPEDRPLEHLVREYDRAKHYIYVASYGFTSPLSVKALAEATRRGVDVRILTDRERLNDPKQRVALSALREAGIPIKINQHDSLMHLKQVVVDDEVNTSGSMNQTTSGNQYNDERLDIIRDHAITVKAREKFLSLWKDQDRFREWK